A stretch of Ischnura elegans chromosome 4, ioIscEleg1.1, whole genome shotgun sequence DNA encodes these proteins:
- the LOC124157944 gene encoding uncharacterized protein LOC124157944 translates to MQNQSTAADINYTAELTESVEELRDRLEAMKRLMAEQGRGGGSGGSSGSGFDSTSSSSGKSSDSIIDGSFLSVVFAVVLTMILSVSIYAFQNLYYAILKKFPSKHTEL, encoded by the exons ATGCAAAACCAAAGTACTGCTGCGGACATCA ATTACACTGCAGAGCTCACGGAATCTGTTGAAGAACTGAGAGACCGTTTGGAAGCAATGAAACGGCTGATGGCTGAACAAGGACGGGGCGGAGGCAGTGGAGGTAGCTCTGGAAGCGGTTTCGATTCCACATCAAGCTCATCAGGAAAATCATCAGACTCTATTATTGATGGAAGTTTCTTGAGTGTGGTTTTCGCTGTGGTTCTCACCATGATACTAAGCGTTAGCATTTATGCTTtccaaaatctatattatgctaTATTGAAGAAGTTCCCTTCAAAACACACTGAGCTTTGA